GGAGATTTTGCTCCAAGCCTGGTTGGCAGCAGCTACGGGGGTAGCGACTGTGAACATGGAAAGAACCATGGCAGCAGTCAGGACTACGCCCAGCACTTTACTTATTTTTGTCTTAAACATCGACCTATAAATTTCCTTTTAAACTTATTTTATGCAAATGTCTTCATATTATATATGTACACATGAAGACCAAGAGTGGTCCAATTCAGCATCAATCAAAGACGCTTTCCCTTGCGGGTGCATTCCAATACCACCACCTCCTTTCATGGTTTAACCTATCTTATATAATAACACAGCCTGTCAATAGTTTACGGGCATTTTAACTTAATTTGGCTGAAAGTACTATAGTTTTCAGGTACTTTACGTTCAAAAATATTTTTTATCCCTTTTGGTTTACATTTCTTTCTGGAGGTTAGCCAGGAAGTCAGCATTATTCTTGGAGCGGCGCAGGCGGTCCAGCACGCGCTCGTTAACCTCTGTATAGTGGTTGGCGTCATCAGCGATGATAGCCACCATCCTCCGCAAAAGCTGTACCTGCTTGTAGTTTTCACCCAGCAGGAGTTCCTCACGGCGGGTGCTTGAACGGGAGATGTCCAGGGCAGGGAAGACACGGCGTTCGGCCAGGCGGCGCTCCAGATGAAGTTCCATGTTGCCGGTGCCTTTGAATTCTTCGTAAATAAGGTCATCCATGCGGCTGCCGGTTTCTACCAGACAGGTGGCAATGATGGTAAGCGAACCGCCCTCTTCGGTATTGCGGGCAGCCCCGAAGAATTTCTTGGCGGGGTGGAGGGCGACCGGGTCAATACCGCCAGAAAGGGTGCGGCCTGATGAAGGCATGGCCAGATTGTAGGCACGGGTAAGGCGGGTAATACCGTCCAGCAGGATAAAGACGTCTTTGCCGCTTTCCACCATACGCTTTGCCCGTTCCAGTGCCAGTTCGGCTACCCGGGTCTGGTTTTCCACCGGTTCGTCAAAGGTGGCGGCCATAACTTCACCCCGTACGTGGCGGCGCATATCGGTTACTTCCTCAGGGCGTTCACCTATAAGGACTACCATTATATGTATATCGTTATAATTGGTAGCGGTTGCATTGGCTATATTTTTCAAAATGGTGGTCTTGCCGGCTTTGGGCGGGGAAACGATAAGGCCGCGCTGTCCCCGGCCGATGGGGGCTATCAGGTTTATAAGGCGGGTGGCAAGTTCGTGCGGCGTAGTTTCCAGGTTTATAAGGCGGTCAGGGAAAGTGGGAACTAAAGCACCAAAATTGGGGCGGCGTTTGGCCATTTCAGGGTTAAGGTCATTGATGGCTTCCACCCGCAGAAGACTGTAATATTTTTCACCCGGCTTGGCAGGGCGTCCCTGCCCTATTACCATGTCACCGGTACGAAGACCGAAACGGCGGTATCTGGGACTGAGACACATATATGTCTGACGAACTGGGCAGTAAAGATGCCTGGCGCAGAAAGCCGTATCCGTCCGGCATTATTTCCAGAATACCCGAACAGAATACATTCCCCTGTGATTCGGTATACACCTGAATAAGGCGCATCACCAAATCCTGCTTTTTAAGGGCAGTAACCCCGTTTACACCCATTTCCTTGGCAATATCCAGAAGCTCTTCACGAGTCTTCTTCTCAAGTTCACTCAGCTCAAATTGCCCGATTTCCATTGTGTCTCACCCCCTATCTACAACGAGTTATCTGTATTTTAGTTTCTATATATAAAGGAAGCACCTGTGATAAACAACCTTAAATATTACTTCTGGACACTTTTCCAGTCAGCCATGAAACGGGCAATACCCGAATCTGTCAGCGGATGCTGCATCATCTGCATCAGCACCTTGTAAGGTACGGTGGCAATACCGGCACCGGTCTGGGCCGCCTGAGTGCAATGAAGCGGGTGGCGGATACTGGCGGCAATCACCTGGGTTTCAAAGCCGTATTCCTTATATATACTGACAATATCATTTATAAGCATCATGCCGTCATGCCCGGCATCATCCAGCCTGCCCACAAACGGGCTGACAAAGGCCGCACCGGCCAAAGCCCCCAGCAAAGCCTGGTTGACCGAGAAACAGAGGGTCATATTGAAGCGGACACCCTCTTTGCTCAGCTTGGAAATAATCTCCAGCCCTTCGGCGGTGGCGGGTATTTTGACCACCACGTTGGGTGCCCATTTAGCTATCTCGCGGGCCTGCTTGAGCATTTCGGCGGGGTCTTCAGCCGTAATTTCGGCAGAGACATCACCCTCCGGCAGCAAGGCACATATCTGCTGTACTACGGATTTATAATCACTGATGCCTTCTTTGGCAACCAGAGTGGGATTGGTGGTCACACCGCTCACCACTCCCAGTTTCAGGCCTTTTTTAATCTCTTCAATATTAGCGGTATCCAGAAAAATACGCATTTCTACCTCAGGACCAATTTATATTTATGCCCTTATTTCAGGGCGAAAGCGGCAAAGAAGGCTGCTCACCATCTCTTATAACCTTTTTGGCAGCATTTATAAATTCACGGAACAGGGGGTGGGGACGGTTTGGCCGTGAAAGAAACTCCGGGTGAAACTGCGAACCGACCATAAACGGGTGTCCTGAAACTTCGCAAATCTCTACCAGCTTGCCGTCAGGAGACAGTCCGCTGAATACCATACCGGCTTTGGAAAGGGTATCACGGTAATCATTATTGAACTCAAAACGGTGACGGTGACGTTCATTTATCAGCTTGTTGCCGTAAGCCTGTCCGGCCATAGTACCGGGCTGAATTACACAAGGATAATTGCCCAGACGCATAGTACCGCCTTTGGAATCCACCCCCCGTTGCTCCGGCAACAGGTCAATAACCGGGTAAGGGGAATCCGGCTCAAATTCGGTTGAGTGGGCTTTGTCAGACTGAAGCACGTGCCGGGCAAACTCTATCACCATGACCTGCATGCCCAGACACAAACCCAGATAGGGTATGCCGTTTTCACGGGCATACTTTACGGCGGTTATCATGCCCTCAATACCCCTGATGCCGAACCCGCCGGGTATAATAATGCCC
This sequence is a window from Dehalococcoides mccartyi 195. Protein-coding genes within it:
- the fsa gene encoding fructose-6-phosphate aldolase, which encodes MRIFLDTANIEEIKKGLKLGVVSGVTTNPTLVAKEGISDYKSVVQQICALLPEGDVSAEITAEDPAEMLKQAREIAKWAPNVVVKIPATAEGLEIISKLSKEGVRFNMTLCFSVNQALLGALAGAAFVSPFVGRLDDAGHDGMMLINDIVSIYKEYGFETQVIAASIRHPLHCTQAAQTGAGIATVPYKVLMQMMQHPLTDSGIARFMADWKSVQK